From the genome of Rhizobium binae, one region includes:
- a CDS encoding CcdB family protein: protein MSKNTACRFRNIGSSDGSVSCLQCDPWDALALDLQSGLHGDLTTRIMAPMLPLEASQNHVSAQPAIRDQRRAIRYGDQFIGAISVKEIGVAADLAADGDRIITALNFQGL from the coding sequence ATGTCGAAAAACACGGCCTGCCGTTTCAGAAACATCGGCAGTTCTGATGGCTCGGTTTCATGTCTGCAATGTGATCCATGGGATGCGCTTGCGCTTGATCTGCAATCAGGCCTGCATGGCGACCTGACGACGCGGATCATGGCGCCAATGCTTCCGCTGGAAGCTTCCCAAAATCATGTGTCAGCTCAACCCGCAATTCGTGATCAACGGCGAGCCATACGTTATGGCGACCAGTTTATCGGAGCGATTTCCGTTAAAGAGATCGGCGTCGCCGCCGACCTCGCGGCCGACGGTGATCGTATCATCACCGCCCTGAACTTCCAGGGCCTCTGA
- a CDS encoding GumC family protein: MSQYDTNRVSRLPGWRSYEPPQTAPEGVRLRSPVVRPDDFARPVPEPTPPPFVPPLAKVAQTRRPEPPSPGPAERPAADLPPQSTSGPGVPLLDLRSSIAAIWGRRRVVLVLALIGAVAGGALAPFIGQKYTAVSSLYFDPRQIGLADVGAQSSGPSPEMISALIDSQVQILTSGNVLRRVVEAMKLDQDPEFTGGRTDGAAVIGSLQKALVITRQASTYVVSLAATTNDPEKSARLANQVVTAFTEEENSASNGLYENTSSTLDGRLDDLRQRVLEAEQAVETFRADNDMAATEGNLISDQRLGSLNTLLVTAQEKTIQAKARADAVANLRVEDIVAGNQTEGGPTSPLVSLRQQYASQAAAVGSLESQMGTRHPRLQAARSSLQSIAGEIKGELQRLATSARGEYEQAKAAEDSIAKELAVQKALQATTSDKQVELNELQRKATAARDIYETVLKRSSQTSEEQNLSQSNIRVISPAEPPVRADGPGKKILLVAGIIGGLLAGFVIGAGFAILAGLLSHPIIKGYFRRSPVAAA; the protein is encoded by the coding sequence ATGAGCCAGTATGACACGAATAGAGTGAGCCGGCTGCCCGGCTGGCGCAGTTATGAGCCGCCTCAGACTGCGCCGGAAGGCGTGCGCCTGCGCAGTCCTGTCGTCCGCCCGGATGATTTCGCTCGCCCGGTGCCCGAACCCACTCCTCCGCCTTTCGTGCCGCCGCTGGCAAAGGTTGCACAAACCCGCCGACCCGAGCCGCCGTCGCCTGGGCCTGCCGAGCGGCCTGCGGCCGATTTGCCGCCGCAGAGCACGTCGGGACCCGGAGTCCCGCTTCTTGATCTCCGCTCCAGCATCGCGGCGATCTGGGGCCGCCGGCGGGTCGTGCTTGTTCTGGCCCTTATCGGCGCCGTCGCCGGCGGCGCACTGGCGCCGTTCATCGGCCAGAAATACACTGCCGTCAGCAGCCTCTATTTCGATCCGCGCCAAATCGGCCTTGCCGATGTCGGTGCGCAATCTTCCGGGCCGTCGCCGGAAATGATCTCGGCGCTGATCGACAGCCAGGTGCAGATTCTGACCTCGGGCAATGTGCTGCGCCGCGTCGTCGAGGCGATGAAGCTCGATCAGGATCCGGAATTCACTGGCGGCCGGACTGACGGTGCCGCCGTCATCGGCTCCCTGCAGAAGGCGCTGGTCATCACCCGCCAGGCCAGCACCTATGTCGTTTCGCTTGCCGCGACGACCAATGATCCGGAAAAATCCGCAAGGCTCGCCAACCAGGTCGTCACCGCCTTCACCGAAGAGGAGAACAGCGCCTCGAACGGCCTCTACGAAAACACGTCCTCGACGCTCGACGGACGGCTCGACGACCTGCGCCAGAGGGTGCTGGAGGCCGAGCAGGCGGTCGAGACCTTCCGTGCCGACAACGACATGGCCGCGACCGAGGGCAACCTGATTTCCGATCAGCGACTCGGCTCGCTGAACACGCTGCTGGTGACGGCGCAGGAAAAGACCATCCAGGCGAAGGCCCGCGCCGACGCCGTCGCCAATCTGCGCGTCGAGGACATCGTCGCCGGCAATCAGACCGAGGGCGGCCCCACCTCGCCGCTCGTCAGCCTGCGCCAGCAATATGCCAGCCAGGCCGCCGCCGTCGGCAGCCTCGAAAGCCAGATGGGTACGCGTCATCCCCGCCTGCAGGCGGCCCGCTCGTCGCTGCAGAGCATAGCCGGCGAAATCAAGGGTGAGTTGCAGCGTCTTGCCACTTCGGCACGCGGCGAATACGAGCAGGCAAAAGCCGCCGAAGACAGCATCGCCAAGGAGCTTGCGGTGCAGAAGGCGCTGCAGGCGACGACCTCGGACAAGCAGGTGGAATTGAACGAATTGCAGCGCAAGGCGACGGCGGCGCGCGATATCTATGAGACGGTGCTGAAGCGCTCGAGCCAGACCAGCGAGGAGCAGAACCTCAGCCAGAGCAACATTCGCGTCATCTCGCCGGCTGAGCCGCCGGTCAGGGCCGACGGCCCGGGAAAGAAGATCCTGCTGGTCGCCGGCATCATCGGCGGTCTCCTTGCCGGTTTCGTCATCGGTGCCGGCTTTGCCATTCTCGCCGGCCTCCTCAGCCATCCGATCATCAAAGGTTATTTCAGGAGATCGCCCGTTGCGGCTGCTTGA
- a CDS encoding GFA family protein — translation MTAQNLPMEGGCRCGRVRLKISAPPLLTMACHCTGCQRMTASAYSLSAAIPSEGFEVTRGEPVIGGLHGTTKHYFCPHCMSWMFTRPEGMDWFVNLRVTMLDDPSWFTPFIETWTSEKLAFAETGAVHSYAALPEMAAYEGLVKEYMARG, via the coding sequence ATGACGGCACAGAACTTACCCATGGAAGGCGGCTGCCGTTGTGGCCGGGTGCGGTTGAAGATCAGTGCGCCGCCGCTGCTGACCATGGCCTGCCACTGCACGGGCTGCCAGAGGATGACTGCGAGCGCCTATTCGCTGAGTGCCGCCATCCCCAGCGAAGGATTCGAAGTGACGAGGGGCGAGCCTGTCATTGGTGGCTTGCATGGCACGACGAAACATTATTTCTGCCCGCATTGCATGAGCTGGATGTTCACCCGTCCGGAAGGCATGGACTGGTTCGTCAATCTGCGCGTCACCATGCTCGATGACCCCAGCTGGTTCACGCCGTTCATCGAGACATGGACGAGCGAGAAGCTGGCCTTTGCGGAGACCGGTGCGGTGCACAGCTACGCGGCGCTGCCGGAGATGGCGGCCTACGAGGGGTTGGTGAAGGAGTATATGGCGCGAGGTTGA
- the lepA gene encoding translation elongation factor 4, translating to MARMSTNSTTPLSHIRNFSIVAHIDHGKSTLADRLIQTTGGLAEREMSEQVLDNMDIERERGITIKAQTVRLHYQANNGEKYILNLIDTPGHVDFAYEVSRSLSACEGSLLVVDASQGVEAQTLANVYQAIDNNHELVTVLNKIDLPAAEPDRIKEQIEEVIGIDASEAVLISAKTGLGIPDVLEAIVHKLPAPKSPGGEKAPLKALLVDSWYDTYLGVMVLVRIIDGVLTKGQTIRMMGTDAKYQVERVGVLTPKMVNVDSLGPGEIGFITASIKEVADTRVGDTITEDKRPTAQALPGFKPAQPVVFCGLFPVDAADFEDLRAAMGKLRLNDASFSFEMESSAALGFGFRCGFLGLLHLEIIQERLEREFDLDLIATAPSVVYKMYMTDGTERELHNPADMPDVVKISEIHEPWIRATILTPDDYLGGILKLCQDRRGIQIELTYVGTRAMLTYDLPLNEVVFDFYDRLKSISKGYASFDYTLTDHREGNLVKMSILVNGEPVDALSMMVHRTAAEKRGRDMCEKLKELIPKHMFKIPIQAAIGGNVIARETISALRKDVTAKCYGGDATRKRKLLDKQKAGKKRMRQFGKVEIPQEAFIAALKMGDE from the coding sequence ATGGCGCGCATGAGCACCAATTCGACCACTCCGCTGTCCCATATCCGCAACTTCTCGATCGTGGCCCATATCGACCACGGCAAGTCGACGCTGGCCGACCGCCTGATTCAGACGACAGGCGGCCTTGCCGAGCGCGAAATGTCCGAGCAGGTGCTCGACAATATGGATATCGAGCGCGAGCGCGGCATCACCATCAAGGCCCAGACGGTGCGCCTGCACTACCAGGCAAACAATGGCGAGAAATACATCCTCAACCTGATCGACACGCCCGGCCACGTCGACTTCGCCTATGAAGTCTCACGGTCGCTGTCGGCCTGCGAGGGTTCGCTGCTGGTCGTCGACGCCTCGCAGGGTGTGGAAGCGCAGACGCTCGCCAACGTCTATCAGGCAATCGACAACAATCACGAGCTCGTCACCGTGCTCAACAAGATCGACCTGCCGGCCGCCGAACCCGACCGCATCAAGGAACAGATCGAGGAAGTGATCGGCATCGACGCGTCGGAGGCGGTGCTGATTTCGGCCAAGACCGGCCTCGGCATTCCCGACGTGCTCGAAGCGATTGTCCACAAGCTGCCGGCGCCGAAGAGCCCCGGCGGCGAGAAGGCGCCGCTGAAGGCGCTGCTGGTCGACAGCTGGTACGACACCTATCTCGGCGTCATGGTTCTCGTGCGCATCATCGACGGCGTACTGACCAAGGGTCAGACGATCCGCATGATGGGCACGGATGCGAAATATCAGGTTGAGCGTGTCGGCGTGCTGACGCCGAAGATGGTTAATGTCGACAGCCTCGGCCCGGGCGAGATCGGTTTCATCACCGCTTCGATCAAGGAAGTGGCCGACACCCGCGTCGGCGATACGATCACCGAGGACAAGCGGCCGACCGCACAGGCACTGCCGGGCTTCAAGCCGGCGCAGCCGGTGGTGTTCTGCGGCCTCTTCCCGGTCGATGCCGCCGATTTCGAAGATCTGCGCGCCGCCATGGGCAAGCTTCGCCTCAACGACGCCTCCTTCTCCTTCGAAATGGAATCATCTGCGGCGCTCGGCTTCGGCTTTCGCTGCGGGTTCCTCGGCCTGCTGCATCTCGAAATCATCCAGGAACGGCTGGAGCGCGAGTTCGACCTCGATCTCATCGCCACCGCCCCCTCGGTCGTCTACAAGATGTACATGACCGACGGCACGGAACGCGAGCTGCACAACCCGGCCGATATGCCCGACGTCGTCAAGATCTCCGAGATCCACGAGCCGTGGATCCGCGCGACGATCCTCACACCCGACGATTATCTCGGCGGCATCCTGAAGCTCTGCCAGGACCGGCGCGGCATCCAGATCGAACTCACCTATGTCGGCACCCGCGCGATGCTGACCTACGACCTGCCGCTCAATGAAGTCGTGTTCGATTTCTACGACCGGCTGAAGTCGATCTCCAAGGGCTATGCCTCCTTCGACTATACGCTCACCGACCACCGCGAGGGCAACCTCGTGAAGATGTCGATCCTCGTCAACGGCGAGCCGGTCGACGCGCTGTCGATGATGGTGCACCGCACCGCCGCCGAAAAGCGCGGCCGCGACATGTGCGAGAAGCTCAAGGAGCTGATTCCGAAGCACATGTTCAAGATCCCGATCCAGGCGGCGATCGGCGGCAACGTCATTGCCCGCGAGACGATCTCGGCGCTGCGCAAGGATGTGACCGCGAAATGCTACGGCGGCGATGCCACCCGCAAGCGCAAGCTGCTCGACAAGCAGAAGGCCGGCAAGAAGCGCATGCGCCAGTTCGGCAAGGTCGAGATTCCGCAGGAAGCCTTCATAGCAGCGCTGAAGATGGGCGACGAGTAA
- a CDS encoding BA14K family protein: MPASRTFLLAGLLAVLLPAIAAADSLKVGRPGLGPLNTGSTLCDFRGCFGFGPQQWHRPAYVQPNYRPRGAGPTYYLPGAAGRPQLTYDPPPVRRVQPAARDMNKHIAWCTNEYRSYNPRTDHFLTYEGVYRVCRSPYR; encoded by the coding sequence ATGCCTGCTTCCCGCACTTTTCTGCTCGCCGGCCTCTTGGCCGTTCTGTTGCCCGCAATTGCAGCCGCCGATTCGCTGAAGGTGGGCAGGCCGGGGCTCGGGCCGCTTAATACCGGCTCGACGCTTTGCGATTTTCGCGGCTGCTTCGGCTTCGGGCCGCAGCAATGGCATCGGCCCGCCTATGTTCAGCCGAACTACCGTCCGCGCGGCGCGGGGCCGACCTATTATCTGCCGGGTGCGGCCGGGCGGCCGCAGCTAACCTATGATCCGCCGCCGGTGCGCCGCGTGCAGCCGGCGGCGCGCGACATGAACAAGCATATCGCCTGGTGCACCAATGAGTACCGCTCCTACAATCCGCGGACGGATCACTTCCTCACCTATGAGGGCGTCTACCGAGTCTGCCGCTCGCCCTATCGCTGA
- a CDS encoding DUF982 domain-containing protein, with product MQWDTSVDFAPLVLFVGGRGKIVRTLRDAAELLMIEWPLDDGEEYVAAVKACADAIIGQAGMDELRDLLLSAAREAGIGVLSVIADGGNAAPHMAA from the coding sequence ATGCAATGGGACACATCGGTGGATTTTGCGCCTCTCGTTCTCTTTGTTGGGGGGCGGGGAAAGATCGTCCGGACGCTCCGTGACGCAGCCGAGCTTCTGATGATCGAATGGCCGCTTGACGACGGAGAGGAATACGTCGCGGCTGTGAAGGCTTGCGCCGACGCGATTATCGGGCAGGCCGGAATGGACGAACTCAGGGACTTGCTTCTGAGCGCCGCCAGAGAAGCCGGTATCGGGGTTTTGTCGGTGATTGCCGACGGCGGGAATGCGGCGCCGCACATGGCGGCGTAG
- the tenA gene encoding thiaminase II — protein sequence MDASTQRTELTGSFTAAAWDRIAPIMAEIEALPLLTRLSDGTLPAEIFRHYILQDALYLKHYARCLAIVAAKAPDNAQVLRFLGSAQKAITVEQGLHAGFLTQFGIMAADVTLAEPSPTCFAYTNFLLATAYHRSYAVALSAILPCFWIYWHVGEAIKNRPVIEGNAFQAWINTYGDPQFAAGAREVIALTDIAARAASPAERTEMTDVFVRAAQYEWMFWDSAWRLETWPV from the coding sequence ATGGACGCCAGCACCCAGAGAACGGAACTGACGGGAAGCTTTACGGCCGCCGCCTGGGACAGGATTGCGCCCATCATGGCCGAGATCGAGGCGCTGCCGCTGCTGACGCGGCTCTCCGACGGCACGCTGCCGGCGGAAATCTTTCGCCACTACATTCTGCAGGACGCGCTTTATCTCAAGCACTATGCGCGATGCCTTGCCATCGTCGCGGCCAAGGCGCCCGACAATGCGCAGGTGCTGCGTTTCCTCGGCTCGGCGCAGAAGGCGATCACTGTCGAGCAGGGCCTGCATGCGGGCTTCCTCACCCAGTTCGGCATCATGGCCGCGGATGTGACCTTGGCCGAGCCGTCGCCCACCTGCTTTGCCTACACCAATTTTCTGCTGGCCACCGCCTATCACCGCTCCTACGCGGTGGCGCTTTCCGCCATTCTGCCCTGCTTCTGGATCTACTGGCATGTCGGCGAGGCGATCAAGAACCGGCCTGTTATCGAGGGCAATGCCTTCCAGGCCTGGATCAACACCTATGGCGATCCGCAATTTGCCGCCGGTGCGCGCGAAGTGATCGCGCTGACCGACATCGCCGCTCGCGCCGCCTCGCCGGCGGAGCGCACAGAGATGACCGATGTCTTCGTGCGCGCCGCGCAATATGAATGGATGTTCTGGGATTCGGCCTGGCGGCTGGAGACCTGGCCGGTCTGA
- a CDS encoding SelT/SelW/SelH family protein, whose product MTEKPRVSILYCTQCNWLLRSAWMAQELLHTFSDSLGEVALVPGTGGNFEIRVNGDLIWERKRDGGFPGPKELKQRVRDIVEPGRDLGHVDRASLES is encoded by the coding sequence ATGACCGAAAAACCGCGCGTCTCGATCCTCTACTGCACACAGTGCAACTGGCTGCTGCGCTCCGCCTGGATGGCACAAGAGCTGTTGCATACTTTTTCCGACAGCCTCGGCGAGGTGGCACTGGTCCCCGGCACCGGCGGCAATTTCGAGATCCGCGTCAATGGCGATCTCATCTGGGAACGCAAGCGCGACGGCGGTTTCCCCGGGCCGAAGGAGCTGAAGCAGCGGGTTCGCGACATCGTCGAGCCCGGCCGCGATCTCGGCCATGTCGACCGAGCCTCGCTCGAAAGCTGA
- a CDS encoding glycoside hydrolase family 5 protein, protein MRTTRHLTAPLLVAALIASPALAADKPCYRGVNLSGGEYGERDAIYGTNYLYPSEATIGYFAKKGMTIIRMPFRWERLQPALGGRLDEDEIKRIKETVALIRKHGMAVLLDPHNFGYYDKVQIGTAPATDAAFADFWARLAVEFANENGVLFGLMNEPHDIKATDWLDAANAAIRSIRAVGARNLILVPGTAWSGAHSWEQDVMGGANGTVMLGVRDPLDFYAYEVHQYLDVDSSGTHPTCEGAATAVKAIAGVTAWLKLNHKRGFLGEFGASADKDCMGGLREIYATMSGNSDVWLGWSYWAAGEWWPADEPFNVQPHAGAERPQMRLLAESAKSDRGACTAVKPAEN, encoded by the coding sequence ATGAGGACGACACGACACCTGACGGCGCCGCTGCTTGTGGCCGCCCTCATCGCGTCTCCGGCGCTTGCGGCCGACAAGCCCTGCTATCGCGGTGTCAACCTGTCCGGCGGCGAATATGGCGAGCGCGACGCGATTTACGGCACGAATTACCTCTATCCGAGCGAGGCGACGATCGGCTATTTCGCCAAAAAGGGCATGACCATCATCAGGATGCCCTTCCGCTGGGAGCGGCTCCAGCCGGCGCTCGGCGGCCGGCTCGACGAGGACGAGATCAAGCGGATCAAAGAGACGGTTGCTCTGATCCGCAAGCATGGCATGGCCGTCCTGCTCGACCCGCATAATTTCGGCTACTACGACAAGGTACAAATCGGCACCGCGCCGGCGACGGACGCCGCATTCGCCGACTTCTGGGCGAGGCTCGCGGTCGAATTCGCCAATGAGAACGGCGTGCTCTTCGGCCTGATGAACGAACCGCATGACATCAAGGCGACGGACTGGCTCGATGCCGCCAACGCCGCGATCCGCAGCATCCGGGCCGTCGGCGCACGCAACCTCATCCTCGTGCCGGGCACCGCCTGGAGCGGCGCTCATAGCTGGGAACAAGACGTGATGGGCGGCGCCAACGGCACGGTGATGCTCGGCGTGCGCGACCCGCTCGACTTCTACGCCTACGAGGTCCATCAATATCTTGATGTCGATTCGTCGGGAACCCATCCGACCTGCGAAGGTGCGGCCACCGCGGTCAAGGCAATCGCCGGCGTCACCGCCTGGCTGAAGCTGAACCACAAGCGCGGCTTTCTCGGCGAATTCGGCGCCTCCGCCGACAAGGACTGCATGGGCGGGCTGAGAGAAATCTACGCCACCATGTCTGGAAATAGCGACGTTTGGCTCGGCTGGTCCTATTGGGCGGCGGGTGAATGGTGGCCGGCGGACGAACCGTTCAACGTTCAGCCGCATGCGGGCGCCGAGCGGCCGCAGATGCGGCTTCTCGCCGAGTCGGCCAAATCCGATCGCGGCGCCTGCACCGCCGTGAAGCCCGCGGAGAACTGA
- a CDS encoding acyltransferase family protein — protein MLVQLQYLRAVAALMVVYFHAILQLAKVNPAVDATAFLYGETGVDIFFVLSGFVMWLTTSGRAMSRIDFARRRLRRIVPLYWLATLFSAVVALAASSLLKSTVFDLPHLIASLFFLPWANAADPGTITPVVVPGWTLNYEMFFYLVFALLLPLTEGRRIPAMFAVFAVILIACRLLPETTATRFYGAPIMLEFLGGVVLGWLYGQKALLPNRWAWAALATGFVFLFVNEALMQPESRFYAWGIPAVFIVYGAVSIDFSRLPVLGWLNYLGDCSYAIYITHAFTLAFLRVVADRLAIGILQQPVLFVILSLVLSSFGGAIVHEITTPRRKAAVASGPPA, from the coding sequence ATGCTTGTCCAGCTTCAATATCTACGCGCTGTCGCGGCGCTGATGGTCGTTTATTTCCATGCGATATTGCAGCTTGCCAAAGTCAATCCCGCCGTCGACGCGACGGCCTTTCTCTATGGTGAAACCGGGGTCGACATCTTCTTCGTCTTGAGCGGTTTCGTGATGTGGCTGACGACGAGCGGGCGCGCGATGAGCCGGATCGACTTCGCCCGCCGCCGCCTCAGAAGAATCGTTCCGCTCTATTGGCTGGCAACGCTGTTTTCAGCCGTCGTGGCGCTGGCGGCCTCATCATTGCTGAAATCGACCGTGTTCGACCTCCCGCATCTCATCGCCTCGCTGTTCTTTCTGCCATGGGCCAATGCCGCCGATCCCGGCACGATCACCCCCGTCGTCGTGCCCGGCTGGACGCTGAACTACGAGATGTTCTTCTACCTCGTGTTTGCGCTCTTGCTGCCGCTCACCGAAGGCCGCCGGATTCCAGCCATGTTCGCCGTCTTTGCCGTGATCCTGATCGCCTGCCGGCTGCTGCCGGAAACAACGGCCACGCGGTTCTACGGCGCACCGATCATGCTGGAGTTTCTCGGCGGCGTCGTGCTCGGCTGGCTCTATGGTCAGAAGGCGCTCCTGCCGAACCGCTGGGCGTGGGCCGCGCTCGCCACCGGCTTTGTGTTCCTCTTCGTCAACGAGGCGCTCATGCAGCCGGAGAGCCGGTTCTACGCCTGGGGAATTCCGGCGGTCTTCATCGTCTACGGCGCGGTCTCCATCGACTTTTCCAGACTGCCGGTTCTCGGATGGCTGAATTATCTCGGCGACTGCTCCTACGCCATCTACATCACCCACGCCTTCACGCTGGCGTTTCTGAGGGTTGTCGCCGACCGTCTTGCGATCGGCATCCTGCAGCAGCCGGTGCTTTTCGTGATCCTGTCGCTGGTGCTTTCGTCGTTCGGCGGTGCCATCGTCCACGAAATCACCACGCCCCGCCGGAAAGCGGCCGTCGCAAGCGGTCCGCCGGCCTGA
- the purU gene encoding formyltetrahydrofolate deformylase, with the protein MTSYVLTVSCKSTRGIVAAISSYLAEKGCNIIDSSQFDDLDTGKFFMRVSFISEEGLSGSEISADFAAVAAPFAMDYDFHDSEKRMKVLLMVSRFGHCLNDLLYRWKIGALPIDIVGVVSNHFDYQKVVVNHDIPFHHIKVTKENKPQAEAQLVELVNQTGTELIVLARYMQVLSDQLCKQMSGRIINIHHSFLPSFKGANPYKQAYERGVKLIGATAHYVTADLDEGPIIEQDTARITHAQSADDYVSIGRDVESQVLARAIHAHIHHRTFINGNRTVVFPASPGSYASERMG; encoded by the coding sequence ATGACAAGCTATGTATTGACGGTATCCTGCAAATCGACGCGCGGCATCGTTGCGGCGATTTCGAGCTATCTAGCCGAGAAAGGCTGCAACATCATCGACAGCTCGCAGTTCGACGATCTCGATACCGGCAAGTTCTTCATGCGCGTCAGCTTCATTTCGGAAGAGGGGCTGTCCGGTTCCGAAATCAGCGCCGATTTTGCCGCCGTCGCCGCGCCCTTTGCGATGGACTACGATTTCCACGACAGCGAGAAGCGCATGAAGGTGCTCTTGATGGTGTCGCGCTTCGGCCATTGTCTCAACGACCTGCTCTACCGCTGGAAGATCGGCGCACTGCCGATCGACATCGTCGGCGTCGTCTCCAACCATTTCGATTACCAGAAGGTCGTCGTCAACCACGACATCCCCTTCCACCACATCAAGGTGACCAAGGAGAACAAGCCGCAGGCCGAAGCCCAGCTGGTCGAGCTCGTCAACCAGACCGGCACCGAGCTGATCGTGCTTGCCCGCTACATGCAGGTCCTCTCCGACCAGCTCTGCAAGCAGATGTCGGGCAGGATCATCAACATCCACCATTCCTTCCTGCCGTCCTTCAAAGGCGCCAACCCGTACAAGCAGGCCTATGAGCGCGGCGTCAAGCTGATCGGCGCCACCGCCCATTACGTCACTGCCGATCTCGACGAAGGCCCGATCATCGAGCAGGACACGGCCCGGATCACCCATGCCCAGAGCGCCGACGACTATGTCTCGATCGGCCGCGACGTCGAAAGCCAGGTGCTGGCCCGGGCTATCCACGCCCATATCCACCACCGCACCTTCATCAACGGCAACCGCACCGTCGTCTTCCCGGCAAGCCCGGGAAGCTATGCCTCCGAACGCATGGGCTAA
- a CDS encoding sugar O-acetyltransferase, producing MPASDYEKMAAGEWYCCLDDELDRLRQQARRAVHAHNTLPPDERGAVAAALRALFAGAASDIFIEAPFHCSYGINIVLGERVYFNAGCTILDSGRVTVGDRTMVGPGVQIYCAEHHKDPVLRGQGIEIARPVAIGSDVWIGGGAIILGGVTIGDGALVGAGAVVTKDVPAGVTVVGNPARPMNRL from the coding sequence ATGCCGGCAAGCGACTATGAAAAGATGGCGGCGGGTGAGTGGTATTGCTGCCTCGACGACGAACTCGATCGCCTGCGCCAGCAGGCGCGCCGTGCCGTTCACGCCCATAACACGCTGCCCCCGGATGAGCGCGGGGCCGTCGCCGCGGCCCTCAGAGCGCTCTTTGCCGGGGCGGCGTCGGATATCTTCATCGAAGCGCCGTTTCATTGTTCCTACGGCATCAATATCGTTCTCGGCGAGCGCGTCTACTTCAATGCCGGCTGCACCATCCTCGATTCCGGCCGCGTGACGGTTGGAGACCGCACGATGGTCGGGCCGGGCGTGCAGATCTATTGTGCCGAACATCATAAGGATCCCGTACTTCGCGGCCAGGGCATCGAGATCGCCCGGCCGGTTGCGATCGGCAGCGATGTCTGGATCGGCGGCGGCGCCATTATCCTCGGCGGGGTGACGATCGGCGATGGGGCACTCGTCGGCGCTGGCGCCGTCGTAACGAAGGATGTGCCAGCGGGTGTAACCGTGGTCGGCAATCCGGCGCGCCCGATGAACCGCCTCTGA
- a CDS encoding type 1 glutamine amidotransferase encodes MRVAVVENMKNTGLGALATALDEAGAEIEWFRVWQDGILPRDVAGHDALVVLGGEQSALDDETHPYLPELARLARHFGDAGKAVLGICLGSQILARAYGADNHLGTACEFGWHRIGVTAEGRADPLLSALGGEFTIFEWHADTFALPEGAVRLAASPVAANQAFRIGRAVYGTQFHFEADRAVVEQWKAEFPETIARIAPGWLENHAELAARHGVAADAAGLAIARAWVSLIEPAEIGILSEASA; translated from the coding sequence ATGCGAGTCGCAGTCGTCGAAAACATGAAGAATACCGGTCTTGGCGCGCTTGCCACAGCGCTCGACGAGGCGGGCGCGGAGATCGAGTGGTTTCGCGTCTGGCAGGACGGCATCCTGCCGCGGGATGTAGCAGGCCATGACGCGCTGGTTGTCCTCGGTGGTGAGCAGAGCGCGCTGGATGACGAGACGCATCCCTACCTGCCGGAGCTCGCCCGGCTTGCCCGCCACTTCGGCGATGCCGGCAAGGCCGTGCTTGGCATCTGCCTCGGCAGCCAGATCCTCGCCCGCGCCTATGGCGCCGACAATCATCTCGGCACCGCTTGCGAATTCGGCTGGCACCGAATCGGCGTCACCGCCGAGGGCCGGGCCGATCCGCTGCTGTCGGCGCTTGGCGGCGAGTTCACCATCTTCGAATGGCATGCAGACACCTTTGCCCTGCCGGAGGGCGCGGTGCGTCTGGCGGCGAGCCCCGTCGCCGCAAACCAAGCCTTCCGCATTGGCCGCGCCGTCTACGGCACCCAGTTCCACTTCGAGGCCGACCGGGCGGTCGTCGAGCAGTGGAAGGCGGAATTTCCCGAAACGATCGCCCGCATCGCCCCCGGCTGGCTGGAAAATCATGCCGAACTGGCGGCGCGCCACGGCGTCGCCGCCGATGCCGCCGGCCTTGCCATCGCGCGTGCCTGGGTCAGCCTGATTGAGCCTGCAGAGATTGGAATATTGTCGGAGGCCTCGGCGTGA